From Mycobacterium colombiense CECT 3035:
TCCACGGCCGGGCGGCGCCGCTGGCTGCTGCCGCCGGAATACATGTACCCGATCGAGCGGGCCACCCGCAGCGGGCTGGTGGGACCGTGGCGCACCCCCGATATCGGGGAACTGCCGGCCGGCCTCAACCCGGGCGGCATCGAGCCCTGGGGCATCAGCAATTTCCAGATCTTCCCCAACACCGAGATCCTGATCTACGGCGGCTGGTATCTGCTGTATCGGTACTGGCCCACCTCGCACAACACCCACCGGTTCGAGGCCTACACTTACTTCCATCCCGCGCGCACCGTGCGCGAGCGCGTCGAGCACGAAGTCGCCTCGGTGGTGCTCAAAGAGTTCGCGCTGCAAGACGCCGGGATGCTCGGCGGGACGCAGGCGGCGCTGGAATACGGCATCGTCGACGAGTTCCCCCTCAACGACCAGGAGATCCTGGTGCGCCACCTGCACAAGGTCGCCGTGGACTGGGTCGACGCCTATCGCCGCGAGCGGGATTCGGTGGGGGTGTGACGATGCCTCCGATGCTGCCCAGCGCGTTCGCCGAGCTGGAGGAATACGCCGAAACCTGGTGTCTGGCAACGGAAACCGAGCGCTGGAACGCGCGGGTGAAAGCGTCGATGCCGGAGCTGCGCGACTTCTATGACGCGTTCTTCCCCCGCCTCGAGGAGGCGATCGACTACTGCGACAAGTTCCCCCTCGACAACGTGCCCGACGACGCACTGAACCTGCTGCACCTGATTTATTCGCTGATCATGGTCGCCATGGCGGTGGAGATCATGCACCAACCAGCCCCGGTGGACGCCGCCGACGCGGTCATGATCCGCACCGGCGGACCAGTGCCCTGAGGAAAGGAGCGACCATGAGTCTGCTCACCATCACCAAGCTCACCGACTCCGTCGGTGCCGAAGTAGCGGGCCTTGAGCCGGCCGCGCTGGCAACCGACGACTCGGTCGGCGAAGCGGTGCTGGATGCGTTGGAAGACAACGGGGTCCTGGTCTTTCGCGGCCTGCGGCTCGACCCGGCGGCCCAGGTCGGCTTCTGCCGTCGCCTCGGCGAGATCGACCACTCCTCCGATGGTCACCACCCGGTGCCCGGCATCTACCCGATCACGCTGGACAAGTCGAAGAACGCCTCGGCCGCCTATCTCAAGGCCACCTTCGACTGGCACATCGACGGCTGCACACCGTTGGGCGACGAATGCCCGCAGAAGGCCACCGTGTTGTCGGCGGTACAGGTCGCCGAATGGGGCGGCGAAACCGAATTCGCCAGCTCGTACGCGGCCTATGACGCCCTGAGCGACGAGGAGAAACAGCGGTTCGGCACCCTGCGGGTGGTGCACTCGCTGGAGGCGTCCCAGCGCCGCGTCTACCCCGACCCGTCGCCAGAACTGGTGCAGCGCTGGCGATCTCGCCGCACCCACGAGCACCCCCTGGTGTGGACGCACCGCAGCGGCCGAAAGTCGCTGGTGCTGGGCGCCTCCGCGGACTACGTCGTCGGCATGGATCTCGATGAGGGACGCGCCCTGCTCGACAGCCTGCTCGACCGAGCGACGGTGCCCGACAAGGTCTACAGCCACAACTGGTCGATCGGCGACACCGTCATCTGGGACAACCGTGGGGTGCTGCACCGCGCCGCCCCGTACGATCCGGATTCGCAGCGCGAAATGCTGCGCACCACCGTGCTCGGCGACGAACCGATCCAGTGATGACCGCAGCCGACCAGCATCCGCTGCGCCTGCCACCGTTGCCCGCCGGCGAGTGGGACGAGCGCACCCGGGCGGCCCTGGCGTCGCTGATCCCGGCCGAGCGAGCGAATCCCGTTGGCGCGGGCAATGTTTTGTCGACGATGGTCCGCCATCCCGACCTGACCGCGGCCTACCTACCGTTCAACGCCTACCTGCTCACCCGATCGACTTTGACGCCCCGGGTGCGCGAAGTCGCGTTGCTGCGCGTGGTGCACCGCGCAAATTGCGGATACCTGTGGTCCCACCACATTCCGATCGCTCTGCGCGCCGGCCTGACCGAATCCGAGGTCGACGACATCCGCTCGGGGCGCTGCGCCGATGAGACCGATCAGGCCGTGGTGCGGGCCGTCGACGATCTCATCGCTGACAGCACGATCGGCCAGGCGACCTGGGACCTGCTGGGCGAGTTGTTCACGGAGCAGCAATGCATGGATCTGACGTTCACCATCGGCGGCTACCTCTTGCTGGCGCTGGCCGTCAATACGTTCGGCATCGAGGAAGAGCAGGGGTAGACGCGCTGCTCGCGGTGCGGGCTAGTCCTCGCGGGACAAGGCGGCGCGCGGGCACTCGGCGATGGCCCGCTCGACCAGCGCCTCCTGTTCGGCGGGGACCGGATCGGCGATGACCACCGCGTAGTCGTCATCGTCGAGCCGGAAAACATCCGGCGCGATGTTCACGCAGTAGGCGTTGCCTTCACACCGATCGAGGTTCACTACCGGCCGCATGAAGATCCTCCTTCGCCGACGCCTCTGTCCGTCACTCGGAGTTTTTACAGTACTACTTGTGTAAACGCTAGCCTAGCGCGGCCGGGCGGGAAACGACGCGTGGCGACTTCTCAGTGACCTCTCAGTGGCGCGGTCCTACGCTGGGAGTCTGGGCCCGGGAGGTCGATGATGAAGATCGCATCCGTCATCGCGCGCCAGCTGCTGGACTGCAAAGCACGGCCCCTGCTCGAGGTCGAAATCACCACGGACACCGGCGTTGTCGGCCGCGGAGCCTCGCCGACCGGCAGCTCGGTGGGTTCGCATGAGGCGTTCGTGCTGCGCGACGGCGACCGCACCCACTACAACGGGCTCGGCGTGCACCGCGCCATCGCCGCGGTGGCCGACGAAATCGCCCCGGCCCTCATCGGCGCCGAACTCGACGATCCGCGCTCCCTGGACCGGGTCATGATCGACCTCGACGGCACCCCGGACAAGCGCCGGCTCGGCGGCAACGCGATCTACTCCACCTCGATCGCGCTGCTGCGGGCGGCCGCCGCCGCGGCCGGCACGCCCACCTACACCTACCTCGGCGCGCTGCTCGGGCTCGAGCCACCGGCGACCGTCCCGGTGCCCAGCTTCAACATGATCAACGGTGGCCACTACGGCGATGTCTACCAGACGTTCAGCGAGTTCCTCGTCGTGCCCTATCGCGCGGACTCGATCGAAGCCGCGGTCGAAAAAGGGGTGAGCCTGTTCGAGACGCTCGGCGAGGTGCTCACCGAACGGCTCGGCCGCGCGCCGATGCTGGCGTCCTCGTATGGATACGTCGCGCCGTCCGGCGACCCGCGCGTGGTCCTGGAGGTGCTGGCCGAGGCCGTCGAGCGCGCCGGCTGCGCCGACATCATGGCGTTCGCGCTGGACTGCGCGTCCAGCGAGGTCTACGACACCGACTCCGCGACATACGCGTTCAACGGCGAACGGGTGACGGCGGAGGCGTTGATCGACTACGCCCGGGCGCTCTCGCAGGAGTTCCCGATGCTGTTCATCGAAGACCTGCTGGACGGGGACGACTGGGCCGGGTTCGCCAAAGCGGTGCAGGCGGTGCACCGTTCCATCATTCTCGGCGACGACCTGATCGTCACCAACCGCGCCCGCTTGCAGCGGGCCGTCGAGACGTCCGCCGTGGACGGTTTCATCCTGAAGCCCAACCAGGTCGGAACCATCGCCGAAGCCCTGGACTGCTTCGAATACGCCACGCAGAACGATGTTTTGGCGATCCCGTCCGGCCGCTCCGGCGGGGTCATCGACGACGTGGTGATGGACCTGGCGGTGGGGCTGGGGGCACCGTTTCAGAAGAACGGCGCACCGCGTTCGGGCGAGCGCATCGCGAAGCTCAACTTTCTGCTGCGCGCGGCCGAAGGCATCCCGGACTGTGCGCTGGCCGACGTCGCGGCGCTGGCGCGGTTCTGAGCGCTCGGGTCATCTGGCGGCGAACAACGTGAGCTCGGCCGCCACGGCCGTCCCGCACACCGCCAGCACGATCGAAAGTGCCAGCCAGTCAGCAGGTTTCGGCCGCGACGGGGCCGCGGAGATCTGGCCGGTGCCACCGCGGGCGGTGATGGCATCGCCCATCTCGTCGGCGCGGCGCAGCGTCACCGTGATGACCGCGACGACCACGTCGATCACGTCCGCCGCCGGTCGGCGCAGCCGCGCCCAGCGACTCTGCGGCGCCCGCTTGGGCCGCAGCCGGCGCGCGGCGAACAGCACCCGGAATTCGTCGATGAGCATCGGGAAGGTGCGCAGCGCCAGCGCCAACGCGACCGACCAGTCGTCGACGGGGATCCGCAGCGGCCGCAGGAAGCGGCCCAACGTGGCGACCGCCGGGGCGATCTGGGCGACGTTGGTGGTCCACGACACCAGCGCGCCCA
This genomic window contains:
- a CDS encoding TauD/TfdA dioxygenase family protein yields the protein MSLLTITKLTDSVGAEVAGLEPAALATDDSVGEAVLDALEDNGVLVFRGLRLDPAAQVGFCRRLGEIDHSSDGHHPVPGIYPITLDKSKNASAAYLKATFDWHIDGCTPLGDECPQKATVLSAVQVAEWGGETEFASSYAAYDALSDEEKQRFGTLRVVHSLEASQRRVYPDPSPELVQRWRSRRTHEHPLVWTHRSGRKSLVLGASADYVVGMDLDEGRALLDSLLDRATVPDKVYSHNWSIGDTVIWDNRGVLHRAAPYDPDSQREMLRTTVLGDEPIQ
- a CDS encoding carboxymuconolactone decarboxylase family protein; translation: MTAADQHPLRLPPLPAGEWDERTRAALASLIPAERANPVGAGNVLSTMVRHPDLTAAYLPFNAYLLTRSTLTPRVREVALLRVVHRANCGYLWSHHIPIALRAGLTESEVDDIRSGRCADETDQAVVRAVDDLIADSTIGQATWDLLGELFTEQQCMDLTFTIGGYLLLALAVNTFGIEEEQG
- a CDS encoding ferredoxin, which translates into the protein MRPVVNLDRCEGNAYCVNIAPDVFRLDDDDYAVVIADPVPAEQEALVERAIAECPRAALSRED
- the eno gene encoding phosphopyruvate hydratase, with amino-acid sequence MMKIASVIARQLLDCKARPLLEVEITTDTGVVGRGASPTGSSVGSHEAFVLRDGDRTHYNGLGVHRAIAAVADEIAPALIGAELDDPRSLDRVMIDLDGTPDKRRLGGNAIYSTSIALLRAAAAAAGTPTYTYLGALLGLEPPATVPVPSFNMINGGHYGDVYQTFSEFLVVPYRADSIEAAVEKGVSLFETLGEVLTERLGRAPMLASSYGYVAPSGDPRVVLEVLAEAVERAGCADIMAFALDCASSEVYDTDSATYAFNGERVTAEALIDYARALSQEFPMLFIEDLLDGDDWAGFAKAVQAVHRSIILGDDLIVTNRARLQRAVETSAVDGFILKPNQVGTIAEALDCFEYATQNDVLAIPSGRSGGVIDDVVMDLAVGLGAPFQKNGAPRSGERIAKLNFLLRAAEGIPDCALADVAALARF